The window TGTTTTTGCCAATGAGCCGGGGACTTGCGATGGATTGCCGAACTTGTTGCGCCAGTATTGATATTCAAAACCAGCTCGTAACGTATTTTTGCCGATTCCAAGCGCAGTGCCAACGTCATACATGATCATCGCATCAATATTCGTCTCTGGGGAGGTTGGGCCACCATATTCATTTTTTCCTTTGGAGGCGATGTAATTCATATAGCCTTCAAATGCGAATCCGCTTGTGCTGATAGGAATACCCCATGCAGCACTCAGCATAGGATGGAGATCATAGGTGTAGCGGCTAGTGACACCAATAGGAAAGTTGCTCTCTTGCAGTAACAACAGACTGACGTCTAAAAATCCAGGCACATCCACCATCAGTGTTGGGCCGACAACGAGCATGCGCTTTTTGGAGGCATATCCAGTGTCATTCTTCGTGTTCCAATCAAAGCCTGCGGTAATGCCAACACCGCGCACCGGACCGAAGGCTAGGCTCTTACCAGTCACTTTGCCTAGATCTAAAGTGTTCCGGTAGACCACATATGCTTCTTGCGCATTGCTGTCTTTACTATCAGACTGCAACAGATCGATATTGAAATAATTCGAGCCGTATTTGTACCCACTGACATGAGTCAGATTGAATATATGTTTTGAAATGTCTTCTGGGTTGTATGGCTCTGCAAATTTGGAGCCGTAACGATAGCCGATTGAGGTGTCGCTCCAGTCGGCCGCATTGGCCTGACTGACTGTGGCGCTTGCTAGCAGCAATGTGATTGCAGAAGCGAGTTTCTTGCTGATTGAGGATTTTAAGGGTGTTGCCAACATAATGCTCTCCATAAGGATTTACGATTAAATTTGAATCTGTTTCCGCCTAATTATTTTTTGAAACTGGGATGGAACTGGACTGCAGGTAAGAATCGAAAAATCTTTCACTATTCGGTGTTTTATGGACAGTTATAGTTTTAGTTGTCAACAATAATGGATTTGTATGTTGACGATTTCCAATCTCTTTGTCAGCAAAAAATGTGCCACTCTCCTTTTGATTTTTCTCACCAATGAGGAGCAGATTTACTTCGTTTCATTGAATCGAGCGCATTAAATTAGGCCTTAAACGACGATAAATGTGCATTTCTAGTGCGTTTTTAATGGAAAATCGGAAGATTGACAACAGATTGTCTGATCAATACTATTGTTGTGCGCGACTTAACTCATATGATTGATAGGCATGTTATTTTCATCATTGATGGGATGGCGAAAGGAAAATATAACAGCTTTAACCACATTCTAAGTAAACATTGTTATCAATAAAGTGAAATATTGTCGACAATTTGCATCATCTGATTGTATGCTCAGCATGTCGATACAGAGAACTTCTCAATATGGAATGGCTGAGATTGGCATGACAATTGCGACAGTTGATTTTGCTATTTACTTCTCTCTTTAACGGGACGCTATGGATCACTTGCCAGCTTCACCTGAGTTACCTGCGACGGCTCTGCCAATTCAGCCAGATCAGACGATATCGTCATTGACACAGTCGCCTCGTCTGGTGTTAACTGGGATCACCAAGCGCTACCCTACTGTGGTTGCCAACGACGACATCGCACTGACCGTGCAGCCCGGAGAGATTCACGCTTTACTCGGCGAAAACGGTGCCGGTAAAAGTACCTTGATGAAAATCGTGTATGGCGTGATCCAACCCGATGAAGGTACGATTTTGTGGGAAGGGCGCTATATGGATATCACCAATCCCGCCCAAGCGCGACGTATGGGGATAGGAATGGTGTTTCAGCATTTTTCTTTATTTGAGACCCTTACGGTTGCTGAGAATATTGCGCTTGCGATGGATGTGCCGACAGCACCGGCATCGCTCGCCGCCAGGATTACGGAAGTCTCTGACAAATACGGATTACCGATTGACCCTTACCGCCTAGTACATAGCATGTCAGTAGGCGAACGCCAAAGGGTAGAAATTGTTCGTTGCTTGTTATTGGAGCCTAAGCTGTTAATCATGGATGAACCAACATCCGTGCTGACTCCACAGGCGGTATTGATCTTGTTTGACACGTTGCGACAATTGGCTAAAGAGGGTTGCAGCATCTTGTATATCAGCCATAAGTTAGATGAGATCCGGGCACTGTGTGACACAGCAACCGTGCTGCGCGGCGGTCGTGTCACGGGTACTGCGGTACCTAAACAAGAAACCAACGACAGTCTGGCACGGATGATGATCGGTGGCGAACTTGCCGAATGTCATTTAGTCCCACAAGAAACAGGGGAAGTGCGTTTAGCGCTAAACCATTTGTCCATGTCGACGATTGATCCTTTTGGCACCGCGCTGGAATCGATCAGCTTGTCTGTAAAAAGCGGAGAAATATTGGGGATTGCAGGTATCTCTGGTAATGGCCAAAAAGAATTATTAGCTGCGTTGTCGGGAGAAGTTCTCAGCCCGCAAAGTAAGATGATCAGCATTATTGGACAAGATGCCGGACGCCTGAATTCAGCGCAACGACGACGCCTGGGCCTGACCTTTGTTCCTGAGGAGCGCTTAGGGCGTGGTGCGGTGCCTGCCATGAGTCTATTACACAACGCATTATTAACTGGCGCCCGGCATGGCATGGTGAAGAATGGATTTTTACGTCATTCTGCGATTCGTCAGTTCACACAAGAAGTTATTACACGCTTCAAAGTCAAATGCGGTGGCGACAGCGCTGTTGCTTCTAGTCTGTCCGGTGGCAATCTACAAAAATTTATTGTCGGACGCGAGACGATGCTCAATCCCAAATTGATGATAATCGCGCAGCCGACTTGGGGTGTGGATGTGGGTGCTGCACAGATGATACGGCAAGCCCTGATGGATCTGCGACAGCAAGGAGTGGCGCTGCTAGTCATCTCCGAAGAGCTGGAGGAATTGTTCACGATCAGCGACCGTATCTGCGTTTTGGCTGAGGGACGTTTGTCACCGGCATTGCCTTTGGCCGATACAAGTATTGAACAAATCGGAAACTGGATGAGCGGCAAATTTGATACAGTGAGGAAGAGAATGGACGGGTCGTCTATGCAGTCAGACCGTCCATCTATCGCCGGACAAGCAAACAATCATCAGGAGAGCCATTTTGTCTAATATGTTTAAGTTGGAGCGCCGCCCTGTACCGTCTTCCATGATGAAGATCGCATCACCCCTGATCGCGGCAGTGGCGATGTTGCTTACCGGCATCATAATTTTTACTGCACTTGGAAAACCACCGCAACAAGCGTTTTATGTCTTCTTCATCAAGCCGGTCGAGAACATATATGGGGTTGGAGAATTATTATTGAAGGCATCACCTTTATTATTGTGCGCACTTGGTCTGGCAATAGGATTCCGAGCGAATGTTTGGAATATCGGAGCAGAAGGCCAGTTGACGATGGGCGCGATTACCAGTGGTGGCGTCGCGTTGTGGTTGGGAGATACCAGCGTCGCATGGGGTTTGCCGCTGATGTTGTTGGCTGGTGCTCTGGGCGGTATGGCATGGGCTGCGATACCGGCGTTTTTACGGAACCGTTTTAATACCAGCGAAATTCTGGTGACCTTGATGTTGGTTTATATTGCGCAGTTATTTTTATCGTTTCTAGTCCATGGCCCATGGCGTGATCCCCAAGGTTTTAATTTTCCGCAATCGAAAACCTTCGCTGACGCATACTTAATCCCCCTATTAGTCGAAGGTACTCGTACCAACTGGAGTTTTGTGTTGGGATTAGTGCTGGCGATTGCTTCTTGGATTTTTTCTAGTCAGACGTATGCGGGCTATCGTATGCAGGTAGCTGGACTGGCACCTGCAGCGGCGACGTATGCTGGATTTTCGATTAAGCGCAATGTCTGGGTCGCTTTACTGATCAGCGGAGCGACTGCCGGTATGGCAGGTATGTGTGAAGTCGCAGGCCCGATTGGGCAGTTGCAGGCTCAGATATCGCCAGGCTATGGCTTTGCTGCAATTATCGTGGCATGGATCGGCCGTTTGCATCCGATTGGCATCGTGTTTGGCTCGTTGCTGATGTCGCTGCTCTATCTAGGTGGTGAGTCGGCGCAAATGCAGATGGCATTGCCGTCGGCGATCACTGGCTTGTTTCAGGGTTTGTTGCTGTTTTATTTATTGGCAGCCGATCTGTTTATTACCTTCAGAGTAAAAAAAGTCCATACCCATCATAGCTCTAACGTTAACACGCCGAACAAAATGTCCGCTGTGACTAAGGAGGCAGTATGAATTTTGACATTCCATTACTCGCTATTTTTGCCAGCACCGTCACCGCTGCCACACCTCTGATTTACGCCGCATTAGGTGAAACTGTGGTTGAAAAAGCCGGCGTTCTTAATCTAGGGATTGAAGGCATGATGCTGGTCGGTGCGGTCTCAGGCTTCGCAGCCACCTTGGCGACAGGCAGCCCTATAATCGGCTTTTTCGCGGCCGGCTGTGCAGGTGTCTTAATGTCGTTGATATTTGCCGTACTGACTTTGAGTTTGCAGGCGAATCAGGTGGCTACCGGATTGGCGCTGACCTTATTTGGCATAGGTTTGTCCGCATTTGTCGGGCATGATTTCGCTGGTACGCCGATCGCTGGCTTAAAGAAGTTGCCCATTCCTTTCTTGTCCGACATACCAATAATTGGGCAATTGTTATTCAGCTACGACGCGATGGTCTATGGCTCAATTCTTCTGTTTGTTGCTGTTCAATGGTTTTTGGCTAAAAGTTATGCTGGTCTAAAAATACGAGCGATCGGTGAGTCGCCGACAGTGGCGCATGAGGTTGGTCATCCTGTGATCTGGATACGTTATTGTGCGGTGATGTTTGGTGGTGCGACTGCGGGTATTGCTGGCGCTTATCTGTCTCTGGTGCAGACGCCGATGTGGGTCGAGGGCATGACTGCAGGTAAGGGCTGGATTGCGTTAGCACTGGTCGTGTTTGGAACTTGGAAGCCGCTGCGTGTGGTACTTGGCGCGTATCTGTTTGGTGGAGTCACTGTGATGCAATTGTTTGCACAAGGATTTGGATTTGGAATACCGTCAGAGTTTTTATCGATGTTGCCGTATGTCGCGACGATTGTCGTGCTGGTGATTATTTGCCGTGATCCAAAAACAATTTTACTGAATCAGCCTCTGTCATTGGGAAAAAGCTTTCATCCGGGTTCGTAATCGACCCAGACTCAACCAGACTAATTCGAGTGTATTTTTCAGATCAATGATATGACTAAAACTTTGCTGATTAAAAATGCTCGCGTTCTGGTGACCATGGATGATCAACGCCGAGAAATCGCACGTGGTGCAGTGTTTGTCCGGGATCATGTAATTGAGCAGGTCGGTCAGACTGCCGATTTGCCGGATACGGCGGATGAAGTGATCGACGCCAGTCATCATGTAGTAATTCCTGGCCTGATCAATACCCATCATCATATGTATCAAAGCCTGACTCGGGTGATACCTGCAGCGCAGAATGGCGAGTTGTTTAACTGGCTCACCAATCTTTATCCGATCTGGGCGAATTTAACACCGGAGATGGTGAAAGTCTCAACTCTGACGGCGATGGCCGAACTGATGCTATCCGGTTGCACGACCAGCAGCGACCATCTGTACATTTATCCGAATGGATGCAAGTTAGATGACAGCATTGAATCTGCACAGAAGATCGGTATGCGTTTTCATGCAGCGCGCGGCTCAATGAGTGTTGGACAGTCTAAAGGTGGCCTACCGCCAGATCGCGTCGTAGAAACAGAAGCTGCGATACTGAAAGATACGCAGCGTTTAATCGAGACTTACCATGACAAAGAGCGCTTTGCGATGCAACGTATTGTGGTTGCACCTTGTTCGCCATTCTCGGTATCGAGAGAACTGATGAAACAGTCTGCATTAATGGCGCGCAACTATGGAGTGTCCTTACATACGCACTTGGCAGAGAATACTAACGATATTGCATATAGCCGCGAAAAATTTAATATGACGCCTGCAGAGTATGCAGAAGACTGTGGCTGGGTTGGTCATGATGTCTGGCATGCACATTGCGTGCAACTCGATGACGATGGCATTACGATGTTTGCACGCACAGGCACCGGTGTTGCACACTGCCCTTGTTCCAACATGCGGCTTGGCTCTGGTATTGCGCCAGTCCGCAAAATGATTGATGCCGGTTTGCATGTCGGTCTGGGTGTCGATGGCTGCGCCTCGAATGACGCCGGACATTTGCTGGGCGAAGTCCGCCAAGCGATGTTGTTGCAGCGTGTCGGATTTGGTCCCGATGCAATGACGGCTCGTCAGGCATTAGAAATTGCCACACTCGGCGGTGCCAAAGTCCTGAACCGGGACGATATCGGCGCACTAAAACCCGGTATGGCTGCCGACATAGCACTTTTCAATCTCGATCAAATTGGTTTTGCCGGAGCGGTGCATGATCCCGTTGCTGCATTAGTTTTTTGCACCCCGTCGAATACTGATTACAGCATCATCAACGGGCGTGTAGTCGTGCGGGAAGGCAATTTGACATCGATCGATTTACCAGTTGTGATGGTGCGCCACAATAGCCTTGCAATGGATCTGGCAGAAGCGGCGCGTTGACACACTAAGTGCGTATTTTGTACAGGAGTTTCTGCGTACCCAGATTTCAACTAATATGAGTATTGCCGAATTTTTAAAGGCTAGCTGACGGCACAAATGAGAATACTTGGAATTGCTTGAGTGCTTAACTTACCCGAAAATCCATGTAGTCATGTGTAGTGATCTTCTCCTTGGGACCTTGAATGGTACGAGTTGGTATCGTCTCTCTGACAAATTAGTTGTAACAATTTTCGTATTAAAAAATGTACTTTATTATCGTTGTAATGCCATTGCCATATGAAAAAAATAAATAAAATTTATCAACATTGGACGCTTGGTTTTTTGTTGAGTTTATCTGCCACCTTTGCCCATTCGGGTATGACCTATACCTGCGATAACGCGTTGGATATGGATAAAGAGGCTGATCGGCAAAAGTCCGACGGCACCGTGAGCTGCGTGCGTGATTGGGGTAACGAAAAGCAAAAGGAACGTTTTGTTTTTTCTAAGGGCCACAAGCTGGAAGAAGAAATTGACGGACCACGACAGCATGTGCTGCGTCACTATGCTCAAGTGAATGGATACGATACCAAGTCTGGTGAACAAATTACCTACTTTCCGGGCACTTCAAAAATTCGCATCAAAGAAAATATAAAAAGTAACCAGAACTCCGGGATGAAGGAGGAGTACAGCGCGGATGGATCAATTTTTCAGCGGACCTTGTACGGTGATGGGACTACCGGAAAGCTTGGATATGAGGTTTCTGCCATTGGCTATTTGCCCGGTGGACAAATTCGTTTTGCTCGTTGCTCGGATAAAAAAGAAACATCGATTGATGTAAAGTTGTGTGGCTTCAATGGTCCTAGCGATATCGTTTACTACGATATGCATGGGCAAGTTTACAAAAAAGTACGGCTAGTGCAAGGTAAAGAAACCAACATCGAAGAGGCTGTTAAAGTCACCAGCGAATGGGATTCAGCGTTGAAAGTTGGCTCCATAAAAGAACCTAAGGCAGCGAAACGCCAAAAACAGATCAACAGCGATGGTTCGGCAACAATCACCGACCTGTATGCCGACGGAAAAGTTAAACGCGTGATGCACGTCAACGCAAAAGGGGCGCTGGTTGGCACGGACGAAGAGTGGTTTAACTCAGGCGGCAAAGCGCGTAACACCAACTACGGCGCTGGCGGCAGTTCTGGAAAAGATTTGATCGTTCAACAAAGCTCTTGCTGGTGGGAAAATGGCAGTCCGCGCGCAGTTATTCAGAAAAAAGACGATGTCTACAGCATGCAATATTACTGGGACAATGAAAAATTGCAATTTACCGGTAATGTCAGCTTGCAAAATGACGAAATAGTCTGGGGCAGCAATAACGTCGAATCTTTAATGTCTTGTGAACCTAGTGACTACGGATTTAAGCGTGAAGGGCCGCAAAAATTCTACAGCCGAAACGGCGGTATCGAAGCCGAAGCCTTCTTTGCCAAGGGCTTGCGACAAGGACACGAAAAAGTTTATGAACCTAAAGGTATGCCTGGCAAAGAAGTGTTATCCATCGAACGTGATTACGAAGATGATCATGTTACACACGCGAAGTATTACAAAGAAGGAATGCTGGATAAAGAAGAGCGCTACTTTTCGGATGGTAGCGTGAAAGAAATCCGGAAATAGCGTTCTGCGATGCACGTCCTGGCAGATTTATAAGACTCGAACAACATCACTGATCTCAACTTCTTTACCCTGGCAATCGACCATGCTTGCTCCAACCTCATGAGTTTAGTATGCCGACATAGGTACGATTATGCGATGCCAATCGCACCTATCCTGAGGTCTTAGCAATTGGATTAGAAGGAAATTTTCGCCCCTAACGAAGCGGTATAGCGAGGTGCCAGTTGCACGCCACGAACATCCTGGTATACGGGCAATTGCACAAAACCATAAACCGATAAACGTTCGTTGACCGGCATCACTGCACCGGGGCTTAGATAAACTAGTGTGCCACCAGTGCTGGTTGTGTCAGCATTGGCACCGGTATCATGTGCCACATGTCTTGCGTTAATCTGAATTAGCGGTGTGATGTTTTCAAATCCTTTGTAACGCAATCCTGCATTCAGATTCAATCCATTGCCTGGCTTGTAATCATCGCTAGAATTGATCGCGGCCTGATACAGTCCTTGTGCAAAGTAGTCCCAATTGCTATTCAAACTATCGAAATAGTAAGCGCCGACAATCACATCGGTAGTTCCGGTGCCCGGCTGCAAGCCACGATCAATCGCTGTTATCCCAGGTGCAGTTGCATCTATTGATGTACCGGTTTGGGTATGACTACCAGTCGGCAGTTTGACCCCGTACATCAGACCGAAATTATGTTCTTCTGAAAAACCCTGATAACGTGCCACCAGTTTGATATCGCCAATGTTGGAGGTGCTGGAATCATATTGGCCGCCACCATCACCCGCCACCGTGCCGTCGGATGCAGTCCCGAGTGTGCTGTGGGTTCTGTTGATATAAGGTACTTGCAGATTGATGCCCCAGTTCGGACTATTGCTGTAGTCCAGTCCAAACGTCAGGTAATTATTCTTGGTGAATTTTTCTACCTCTTGCGGGTCACCATTGTTGGTTACCTGGCTCGCTGCTCCGGGGCTGATTTTACTTGTACCACTACGCAGCTGGTCTTGATTTAGATAATCGTAACGAATATCCAGCTTGAAGCCCGTGCCGCTGGACATCCCCATATTTTCCCAATCAGAACTTAGAGTGCAGCCACAACTTGCGCAGGCATTGGCTAGCAGCGGGAAACACATTGCCAAACTTCCAGTAATGAGTGAAATGGTTTTTATTTGCGAGAGATGAGACATGATGCATCCCTTATGAATGAATTTATTTCTGAATGGTAGTTTGAGAGAGAGCGACTAATTCGACTTGTTCTATCGCTGGTTTTCCCAGATAGAACATGCCGAAATAAAATATCGATAAAGTGATAAATGCTGCTGCATTAAAGCAGCGTATCAGGCTTAAAGTCAGACGTAGATTGCCGGACACTAAATGTGGTTTTGTAGCGGAAGAGTTTTGCATCATCGATTCCTTTCAATTTTTTTGCAGAAAAAATAAGGCGAACATTAATGTGACATCGCGCTAGTAGCGTTGCTGTTGAGCGATTTTGCTTCTGCAAATATCGCCATGTTTTCCCGCTTTTTATTTTGGTCTTCAAATACAAAGGTCAGTGCGATTTTGTCGCCTGCTCTGACTTGTGACTTTAAGTCCAATAGCATGATGTGAAAGCCGCCGGGTTTGAGTTCAACATTCTGTCCAGCAGGAAGGTCAATACCGTCGATTTTGCGCATCTTCATGATGTTATCGACCATGTCCATTTTGTGAATTTCGATCACACCTGCTGCGGGTGACAGTACTTCAACCAGACGTGTCGGCTTTACCGAGGTTAGACGCACAAATGCGCCTGTGGCTTTTTGTTGCGGTACAGTTGCTCTGACCCAGGCGTCATCGATCTTGACCTGAGCTTGTGCACTGGACATAGCCAGCAGAAATGTGAAGACTGAACTTATCGTTCGATTCAAGTAGTGCATATTGTTGCCTCATTAAAATAAGTGAAATTTGGTTTGCGCCTCTGCGCGTATCAGACTGTGTATGTCTTCCGCACATTGCTCCGCCTCTTGCGCATGTTTCCACGCAAGTCGAAGCTGTCCTGCAGTATCAAATACATAGGTAATCGCCGTGTGATCTATGGTGTAGGAATTTCCACTCGGAACTTTTTGATAGAAAATCTTAAAGTCCTTTGCAACTTGCGCTGTTTGATCGGCGCTGCCGCTCAGTCCTAAAAAGTCAGGATCAAACGCCTGCATGTAGCTCGATAGCAGCGCTGGTGTATCCCGCTCTGGATCGATCGTGACGAATAGCACCTTTACTTTGTTAGCGTCTTTACCGAGTAACTGACGTGTGTTGACAGCGCGCGTCAATATAGTGGGGCAGACATCGGGGCATTGAGTAAACCCGAAAAACAATAAGATATATTGCCCCTTGAAATCACTTAATGCATGCTCTCGCCCATCAGAACCATGCAAGCGAAAATCTGCTCCATATTTGGATCCGGTGAGGTCGATACCATGAAATACCGGACGTGGTTTTTCACAGGCTGTGAGCATGCTTGATCCGAAGGTCGTTCCCAGACTCCAGCTGAGTGATTGAATAAAAAAGCGACGATGCATCTCATTACTCCTTTAATGTCACAGAACCATCATCTGCGATGATCCAGGGCGCCGGGATCGCGTCGCGCTCCGTGACATCTGACGTGTAGTCATGCTTCGACGGATTATCGAGTCTAGACGCACTGGAGCTACTTTCTTGCTGGATCATTGATATTTTCAGTTGCGTTTGCCCTTTAGATCTCGTGGGCGCTGGACTCTGATTGAGACGATTCATATTGCTTTCGCCTGGGCTCTTAACAGCGACAGACAACAGTACGGCAATTGCGAAGCAATTGAATAGGACTGTAATTTTTAATCCGGTTGGCATTGCTATTCTCCTGATAGAACTGATTTCAAGACTCAATCAATCCAGAATGAAACTGATCAAAGCGGACCATTACTGGTCGAGCAGAGACGGATTCAACTAGCGTATGGTCGATAAAGCGATGAAATAGAAAAATCGGTGTAGCTCATCAATCACGAGCTTTACCGCGTAAGTGCTTTTCAGGAGAGCAAAGGTGGTGCTCGCGGATTCGCGGTGGACCAGGAGATGAGTGGGGAGGGTGAATGATAGAACAGCGCAGGAAATTGATCGTGTCCATCAATGACTAGCGGTACGACTTGCGAAGTAGGAAGTAAAGCAAACGATCCTGCATGTGCTATGCAGAAAGGGCAATGGTCCGAGAGTTGTGTCTTGACTGGCGCTGATGATGTATTCAGAGACGCAGCGCTACTCTTTATCCGATCAAGTTTGACAAATTGTGTACCGGATACAGTACATATTTCAATGAAATCAGACGATCCATTGTTGGCAGCAATGGCATGGGAAATTGAAGGAGCAAGCGCGTTCAGCAAGACCGCAAACAATGCAATCCAGAGCGGCAACCGACTTCGTTTTAACCAAGTAATCATGTGTAGAATTATACTCGCCAGTAACTAATTTTCTGCGAAGGTGTCCACCTTTGAGTCTGAGAGGCAAATAAGTCTGAGCAAGCAATAAGCAGGTTGCACTCTTTGCCATACAGCGTTTTGTTCGGAATGGGTTTCCATTTTAGATCTAAACAGATCTTAGTTGGCGCGACTTTTTTCGTAATCGTAATTTACAATCCGCCGACAGACCTCTTCACGTTCTTCTATCGATGCAAGCAATAACCGCTCATCTGCTTTGCTAGGGACTTTGAAATAATTACGGCGGTTTTTCCTCATATCCTGTACGCGCCATCCTTTCATTGTCAACCAATCCCATTGCTCGCCATCGATGGTCATGCGTAACTGGATTTTGAGTTTTTCCCAAACGATCGTACTACCAAACTGCGGCATACGCCTCGGTGGCGTCAATACTCTCCTGACGTATTTTCAGCAAAGAGCGGATTTCGCTTTTGATGAGATGAAGTGCCATGGCGATTCTTGCAGAGACGTCAGCCTCTTACAAAATCTGTTGGGCTATGTCATATGTTGACTAAAGGCAATTAGTAACAGTTGCGTAATCTGCTAACAATTTAGAATTGAAAATTTTTCGAGCAAATTTAACCAGCGATGAAAAAACGC of the Undibacterium sp. 5I1 genome contains:
- a CDS encoding outer envelope protein, whose amino-acid sequence is MLATPLKSSISKKLASAITLLLASATVSQANAADWSDTSIGYRYGSKFAEPYNPEDISKHIFNLTHVSGYKYGSNYFNIDLLQSDSKDSNAQEAYVVYRNTLDLGKVTGKSLAFGPVRGVGITAGFDWNTKNDTGYASKKRMLVVGPTLMVDVPGFLDVSLLLLQESNFPIGVTSRYTYDLHPMLSAAWGIPISTSGFAFEGYMNYIASKGKNEYGGPTSPETNIDAMIMYDVGTALGIGKNTLRAGFEYQYWRNKFGNPSQVPGSLAKTPMARVEYHF
- a CDS encoding ABC transporter ATP-binding protein, with product MDHLPASPELPATALPIQPDQTISSLTQSPRLVLTGITKRYPTVVANDDIALTVQPGEIHALLGENGAGKSTLMKIVYGVIQPDEGTILWEGRYMDITNPAQARRMGIGMVFQHFSLFETLTVAENIALAMDVPTAPASLAARITEVSDKYGLPIDPYRLVHSMSVGERQRVEIVRCLLLEPKLLIMDEPTSVLTPQAVLILFDTLRQLAKEGCSILYISHKLDEIRALCDTATVLRGGRVTGTAVPKQETNDSLARMMIGGELAECHLVPQETGEVRLALNHLSMSTIDPFGTALESISLSVKSGEILGIAGISGNGQKELLAALSGEVLSPQSKMISIIGQDAGRLNSAQRRRLGLTFVPEERLGRGAVPAMSLLHNALLTGARHGMVKNGFLRHSAIRQFTQEVITRFKVKCGGDSAVASSLSGGNLQKFIVGRETMLNPKLMIIAQPTWGVDVGAAQMIRQALMDLRQQGVALLVISEELEELFTISDRICVLAEGRLSPALPLADTSIEQIGNWMSGKFDTVRKRMDGSSMQSDRPSIAGQANNHQESHFV
- a CDS encoding ABC transporter permease, with protein sequence MFKLERRPVPSSMMKIASPLIAAVAMLLTGIIIFTALGKPPQQAFYVFFIKPVENIYGVGELLLKASPLLLCALGLAIGFRANVWNIGAEGQLTMGAITSGGVALWLGDTSVAWGLPLMLLAGALGGMAWAAIPAFLRNRFNTSEILVTLMLVYIAQLFLSFLVHGPWRDPQGFNFPQSKTFADAYLIPLLVEGTRTNWSFVLGLVLAIASWIFSSQTYAGYRMQVAGLAPAAATYAGFSIKRNVWVALLISGATAGMAGMCEVAGPIGQLQAQISPGYGFAAIIVAWIGRLHPIGIVFGSLLMSLLYLGGESAQMQMALPSAITGLFQGLLLFYLLAADLFITFRVKKVHTHHSSNVNTPNKMSAVTKEAV
- a CDS encoding ABC transporter permease, translated to MNFDIPLLAIFASTVTAATPLIYAALGETVVEKAGVLNLGIEGMMLVGAVSGFAATLATGSPIIGFFAAGCAGVLMSLIFAVLTLSLQANQVATGLALTLFGIGLSAFVGHDFAGTPIAGLKKLPIPFLSDIPIIGQLLFSYDAMVYGSILLFVAVQWFLAKSYAGLKIRAIGESPTVAHEVGHPVIWIRYCAVMFGGATAGIAGAYLSLVQTPMWVEGMTAGKGWIALALVVFGTWKPLRVVLGAYLFGGVTVMQLFAQGFGFGIPSEFLSMLPYVATIVVLVIICRDPKTILLNQPLSLGKSFHPGS
- a CDS encoding 8-oxoguanine deaminase; the encoded protein is MTKTLLIKNARVLVTMDDQRREIARGAVFVRDHVIEQVGQTADLPDTADEVIDASHHVVIPGLINTHHHMYQSLTRVIPAAQNGELFNWLTNLYPIWANLTPEMVKVSTLTAMAELMLSGCTTSSDHLYIYPNGCKLDDSIESAQKIGMRFHAARGSMSVGQSKGGLPPDRVVETEAAILKDTQRLIETYHDKERFAMQRIVVAPCSPFSVSRELMKQSALMARNYGVSLHTHLAENTNDIAYSREKFNMTPAEYAEDCGWVGHDVWHAHCVQLDDDGITMFARTGTGVAHCPCSNMRLGSGIAPVRKMIDAGLHVGLGVDGCASNDAGHLLGEVRQAMLLQRVGFGPDAMTARQALEIATLGGAKVLNRDDIGALKPGMAADIALFNLDQIGFAGAVHDPVAALVFCTPSNTDYSIINGRVVVREGNLTSIDLPVVMVRHNSLAMDLAEAAR
- a CDS encoding TonB-dependent receptor translates to MSHLSQIKTISLITGSLAMCFPLLANACASCGCTLSSDWENMGMSSGTGFKLDIRYDYLNQDQLRSGTSKISPGAASQVTNNGDPQEVEKFTKNNYLTFGLDYSNSPNWGINLQVPYINRTHSTLGTASDGTVAGDGGGQYDSSTSNIGDIKLVARYQGFSEEHNFGLMYGVKLPTGSHTQTGTSIDATAPGITAIDRGLQPGTGTTDVIVGAYYFDSLNSNWDYFAQGLYQAAINSSDDYKPGNGLNLNAGLRYKGFENITPLIQINARHVAHDTGANADTTSTGGTLVYLSPGAVMPVNERLSVYGFVQLPVYQDVRGVQLAPRYTASLGAKISF
- a CDS encoding copper chaperone PCu(A)C, which gives rise to MSSAQAQVKIDDAWVRATVPQQKATGAFVRLTSVKPTRLVEVLSPAAGVIEIHKMDMVDNIMKMRKIDGIDLPAGQNVELKPGGFHIMLLDLKSQVRAGDKIALTFVFEDQNKKRENMAIFAEAKSLNSNATSAMSH
- a CDS encoding SCO family protein, with the protein product MHRRFFIQSLSWSLGTTFGSSMLTACEKPRPVFHGIDLTGSKYGADFRLHGSDGREHALSDFKGQYILLFFGFTQCPDVCPTILTRAVNTRQLLGKDANKVKVLFVTIDPERDTPALLSSYMQAFDPDFLGLSGSADQTAQVAKDFKIFYQKVPSGNSYTIDHTAITYVFDTAGQLRLAWKHAQEAEQCAEDIHSLIRAEAQTKFHLF
- a CDS encoding DUF2946 domain-containing protein, producing MITWLKRSRLPLWIALFAVLLNALAPSISHAIAANNGSSDFIEICTVSGTQFVKLDRIKSSAASLNTSSAPVKTQLSDHCPFCIAHAGSFALLPTSQVVPLVIDGHDQFPALFYHSPSPLISWSTANPRAPPLLS